In Propionicimonas paludicola, a single window of DNA contains:
- a CDS encoding DUF6093 family protein, whose translation MTLGAEIAAALPELRAAAISRMTDTIKATRPGATTTDPATGAVSTAGATVYEGPGRWKPATTIPSADDVATSGRVRTSGEVHLPVGAYKPLPGDVLECIGCVLDPNLIGRKTVVRSLVGGSQVTAYRIPIEGE comes from the coding sequence ATGACGCTCGGTGCCGAGATCGCTGCGGCGCTTCCCGAACTGCGCGCCGCCGCCATTTCTCGCATGACGGACACGATCAAGGCCACTCGGCCTGGTGCGACTACGACCGATCCGGCGACCGGTGCGGTGTCGACTGCCGGCGCAACGGTGTACGAGGGTCCGGGCCGTTGGAAGCCTGCAACCACGATCCCGTCTGCCGATGATGTGGCGACCTCTGGTCGGGTCCGCACCTCTGGTGAGGTTCATCTCCCGGTCGGCGCCTACAAGCCACTGCCGGGTGATGTGCTCGAATGCATCGGCTGTGTGCTCGACCCGAACCTGATCGGCCGCAAGACCGTGGTCCGCTCGCTGGTTGGCGGCTCGCAGGTCACCGCCTACCGGATCCCGATCGAGGGGGAATGA
- a CDS encoding phage portal protein yields the protein MTLVPFTPRATEPDGATLTILGNLEAVRASWIMGDLGLLVCEQYYMGTQPLQYMSKDLEKDLGETVTQLVINWPQMVADAYAERHVCTGFRYPASDAGAAVSGDELWQWWQANNMDEQANMAQVDAISLSKSALLVGPAVGSGAPTITAESAFDVAWIRDPRSGVVIRGLKAWAEFLDDRTSIQWRNIYLPGRRITLRTAPGGGGWYVDQDVKSTELVPLVPLVNRPRLKQRDGRTEFAPIIPVANAANKMATDMMVSGEFHAMPRRWVFGLKASDFKNPDGTTRNTWSVIKGRLWATEKKPSDVAVGQFTESSLTNFHDTIKLLARLTAQLSGMPSDYMSFDSVNPPSADALRASERRMVKKCEDQQVSFGGSYETAMRHAIRFATGKYDNAAMMLETNWRDPGTPTTAQVTDAAVKKVTTKGADGRPLVPTEQGRIDLGYTPQQRDDMVQMEARAMNLDPDQVALMALLDGTK from the coding sequence ATGACGCTAGTGCCGTTCACCCCACGAGCCACCGAGCCAGACGGGGCCACCCTAACCATCCTGGGCAACCTCGAGGCGGTTCGTGCGAGCTGGATCATGGGCGACCTCGGCCTCTTGGTTTGCGAGCAGTACTACATGGGGACTCAACCGCTGCAGTACATGTCGAAGGATCTGGAGAAGGATCTCGGCGAGACGGTCACACAGTTGGTCATCAACTGGCCGCAGATGGTCGCCGACGCCTACGCAGAGCGGCATGTCTGCACCGGTTTCCGTTACCCCGCTTCTGACGCCGGCGCCGCGGTTAGCGGAGACGAGCTGTGGCAGTGGTGGCAGGCGAACAACATGGACGAGCAGGCCAACATGGCCCAGGTCGACGCAATCTCGCTGTCGAAGTCTGCGCTGCTCGTTGGCCCCGCCGTAGGGAGTGGCGCACCAACCATCACGGCCGAGTCTGCGTTCGATGTTGCGTGGATCCGCGACCCGCGGTCTGGTGTCGTCATCAGAGGGCTCAAGGCGTGGGCCGAGTTTTTGGATGACCGCACCAGCATCCAGTGGCGGAACATCTACCTTCCCGGCCGACGGATCACCCTACGCACAGCGCCTGGGGGCGGTGGGTGGTATGTCGATCAGGACGTAAAGTCAACCGAACTCGTGCCGCTAGTGCCACTCGTCAACCGTCCCCGGTTGAAGCAGCGTGACGGCCGGACCGAGTTCGCCCCGATCATTCCTGTCGCGAACGCGGCCAACAAGATGGCCACCGACATGATGGTGTCCGGCGAGTTCCACGCCATGCCTCGCCGGTGGGTGTTCGGCCTCAAGGCGTCCGACTTCAAGAACCCGGACGGCACCACCCGGAACACTTGGTCTGTCATCAAGGGACGCCTGTGGGCGACGGAGAAGAAGCCGTCCGATGTAGCTGTTGGCCAGTTCACCGAGTCCTCGTTGACGAACTTCCACGACACCATAAAGCTCCTCGCGCGCCTCACTGCGCAGCTGTCTGGCATGCCGTCGGACTACATGAGTTTCGACTCAGTCAACCCGCCCTCTGCTGACGCGCTGCGGGCATCTGAGCGTCGCATGGTCAAGAAGTGTGAGGACCAGCAGGTGTCGTTCGGTGGCAGCTACGAGACGGCGATGCGGCACGCGATCCGGTTCGCGACCGGCAAGTACGACAACGCCGCGATGATGCTCGAAACCAACTGGCGCGATCCGGGCACCCCGACCACCGCACAGGTGACAGATGCCGCCGTGAAGAAGGTCACCACGAAGGGCGCCGATGGCCGGCCGCTCGTTCCGACCGAGCAGGGCCGCATCGATCTCGGCTACACCCCGCAGCAGCGCGACGACATGGTGCAGATGGAAGCCCGCGCCATGAACCTCGACCCCGACCAGGTAGCGCTGATGGCGCTCCTCGACGGCACCAAGTAA
- a CDS encoding HNH endonuclease signature motif containing protein: MKPTKDQFILDAIATRPDLVRSILDRMIGYPREGCWTWPGAGTYGMVWIPGQPKGTMCVVHRVIWLANHGPIPSGLVVDHDGPRGCRNTRCANPAHLCLSTHAENVSNPHSQRTRPRKAWVAPERKRDILAEAGRWLGLTQREYRRIYGQSIITAELVLAGPPGDPERVSETVSRSNRRKERSHA; encoded by the coding sequence ATGAAGCCAACAAAGGACCAGTTCATCCTCGACGCGATAGCCACCAGGCCAGATCTTGTGCGGTCGATTCTGGATCGGATGATCGGCTATCCGAGGGAAGGCTGCTGGACCTGGCCCGGGGCGGGAACCTACGGAATGGTGTGGATACCGGGGCAGCCAAAGGGAACGATGTGCGTGGTCCATCGCGTCATCTGGCTGGCAAACCACGGCCCCATCCCGTCAGGGCTGGTGGTCGATCACGACGGCCCGCGTGGATGCAGGAACACCCGCTGCGCCAACCCAGCGCACCTGTGCCTATCAACCCATGCCGAGAACGTCTCCAACCCACACTCGCAGCGGACCCGTCCGCGAAAGGCCTGGGTCGCTCCCGAGCGCAAGCGAGACATCTTGGCTGAGGCCGGCCGCTGGCTCGGGCTCACACAGCGCGAGTACCGCCGCATCTACGGCCAATCCATCATCACGGCCGAGCTCGTGCTCGCCGGACCACCCGGAGACCCAGAGCGAGTCTCGGAAACAGTCTCCAGATCAAACCGAAGGAAGGAGCGCTCCCATGCCTGA
- a CDS encoding HNH endonuclease, whose amino-acid sequence MKTCTIDGCDLPLRARGLCARHWNATYRKDQHREVPCTVCGKMVVKNGPGLKRRVVCSDRCRYFLTFGHDIAEHRELVGPVVRRKPSRQSAPVSDAILRFVAGFCEWCSTSYVFDLRITGTVARYCSVGCARRSHQMRRRGREHSASGIYTWSEVIRIYLAIGGCAYCGERTDDMQPDHVIPLSRGGSNSITNIVPSCGPCNADKRDLYLHEWYADRERRGLAPRILDPRINHLTDAYLLALTA is encoded by the coding sequence ATGAAGACCTGCACCATCGACGGCTGTGACCTGCCACTCCGGGCGCGCGGACTCTGTGCCCGGCACTGGAACGCCACCTACCGCAAGGACCAGCACCGCGAGGTTCCGTGCACTGTGTGCGGGAAGATGGTCGTGAAGAACGGACCAGGACTCAAGCGGCGCGTCGTCTGCTCCGACCGCTGCCGCTACTTCCTCACCTTCGGTCACGACATCGCCGAGCACCGAGAGTTGGTCGGTCCGGTAGTTAGGCGTAAGCCATCACGGCAGTCCGCCCCAGTGTCAGATGCCATCCTTCGGTTCGTTGCAGGATTCTGCGAGTGGTGCAGCACCTCCTACGTCTTCGACCTGCGGATCACCGGCACAGTCGCTCGGTACTGCTCAGTGGGCTGCGCGCGAAGGAGTCACCAGATGCGTCGCAGGGGGCGCGAGCATTCCGCCTCTGGCATCTACACGTGGTCCGAGGTCATCCGGATCTACCTCGCCATTGGTGGATGCGCCTACTGCGGTGAGCGAACAGACGACATGCAGCCCGACCACGTGATCCCGCTGTCGCGAGGCGGCTCAAACAGCATCACCAACATCGTTCCATCCTGCGGCCCGTGCAATGCAGACAAGCGGGACCTATACCTGCACGAGTGGTACGCCGATCGCGAGCGTCGCGGCCTAGCCCCACGCATTCTTGACCCGCGCATCAACCACCTCACTGACGCCTATCTGCTGGCCCTCACGGCATAG
- a CDS encoding capsid cement protein translates to MADYLPIYKPGQAITLKASAAITGGQLVEVTGSGTVGPAGAASTKVVGVAGFTAAINDNVTIFTGGVQHAVAAGAITAGDVVQAGAAGTVATGTTAPIGIALADAADTADARILMNR, encoded by the coding sequence ATGGCCGACTACCTCCCGATTTACAAGCCCGGTCAGGCCATCACCCTCAAGGCTTCCGCCGCCATCACAGGTGGGCAGCTCGTTGAGGTGACTGGTTCTGGCACCGTCGGACCGGCTGGCGCCGCGTCCACCAAGGTCGTCGGTGTGGCTGGCTTCACTGCTGCCATCAACGACAACGTCACCATCTTCACCGGAGGGGTACAGCATGCAGTCGCAGCTGGCGCCATCACTGCCGGTGACGTGGTCCAGGCCGGCGCGGCGGGAACGGTTGCCACTGGCACCACCGCCCCGATCGGCATCGCCCTCGCGGATGCGGCCGACACCGCAGACGCCCGCATTCTGATGAACCGATGA
- a CDS encoding phage tail tape measure protein, with product MKDRTITLRIGANITDLQGKLRKAQNDMKDWTNQAQKDLQKNRAQWSSVSNTVGGVGLAMVGMSALAVKGFADFDKSMSKVKASGADAANNLDALRAAAIKAGADTQYSAADAADAITDLAKAGVSAKDILGGGLSGALSLAASGQMEVKDAAEVTATALSQFNLPGTKASHVADLLAAGAGKARGEVSDLGMALSQGGLVASQTGLSLEETTAALSAFAAKGMLGSDAGTSLKTMLQRLTPQSDKAQEQFDALGISAYDASGNFVGLANFAGQLKDKMSSLTPQARNAAMSVMFGSDAVRAANVLFTEGADGIQKWTDAVDDSGFAMRQASTLTDNLAGDWERLSGSIDTVFIQSGKGANDTLRGMAQSANAVVDAIGQIPEPALNAMVLLTGAGGLGLSGAAGMMKLVGAISDTKDALDNLGKGATIAKFSIAGVGAALGIATIAVSLWASEAAAARQRTDELASTLEVTQGKAKATGETFVKLNEQMASTRTADWGPSVLDMMNRVGVSAADAQQYILGNADAIAKVNEQANRYTFANGAMAGGVGLISQLNSLKASYEGSITATEQKAKADQEAGVASDGSTSSLKRQTDAIDDQASALKELDKDIFDHANELLKLSGTEIGWQAALDDTAAAIKKNGKAQRTASGNLDLNTKKGRENRQALNGLAQSSIAYAQALIDQGASGEKVQRVMQRSRDEFIKQAVAAGMTSTAAKQLADDLQLIPSDVPVLIKTDLERKGIDEWTAYKPGDKYPNIKPKLTQSTFNVTLKTVWRINGGPGFGLADGGAVYGPGTATSDSIPARLSNGEHVLTASDVQKAGGQSAIYRLRAGIQSGAAKFANGGAVDFADQVRAYAGGGMVQTAASNVSYVNSTSTQATRVVYLSSTVNYPVAEPASVATNRDLQYAAALGGDN from the coding sequence GTGAAGGATCGCACCATCACCCTTCGCATCGGTGCCAATATCACCGACTTGCAGGGCAAGTTGCGCAAGGCCCAGAACGACATGAAGGACTGGACCAACCAGGCGCAGAAGGATCTCCAGAAGAACCGTGCGCAGTGGTCGAGCGTGTCGAACACGGTTGGCGGTGTCGGCCTGGCGATGGTCGGCATGTCCGCGCTCGCGGTGAAGGGCTTTGCTGACTTCGACAAGTCGATGTCTAAGGTCAAGGCGTCGGGTGCGGATGCGGCGAACAACCTTGACGCTCTGCGGGCTGCGGCGATCAAGGCGGGCGCCGATACGCAGTACAGCGCCGCCGATGCTGCTGATGCGATCACCGATCTGGCTAAGGCTGGCGTGTCTGCGAAGGACATCCTTGGCGGCGGCCTGTCGGGCGCATTGTCGCTGGCCGCATCTGGCCAGATGGAAGTGAAGGACGCGGCCGAGGTGACCGCCACTGCACTGTCACAGTTCAATCTCCCCGGCACGAAGGCATCTCACGTCGCCGACCTGCTGGCGGCCGGCGCAGGCAAGGCCCGCGGTGAGGTGTCCGATCTTGGCATGGCGCTGTCGCAGGGCGGCCTCGTGGCCTCCCAGACGGGCCTGAGCCTCGAGGAGACCACGGCGGCACTGAGTGCGTTCGCTGCGAAGGGCATGCTCGGCTCGGATGCTGGCACGTCGCTAAAGACGATGCTGCAGCGCCTTACCCCACAGTCGGACAAGGCCCAGGAGCAATTCGATGCCCTCGGCATCAGCGCCTACGACGCCTCGGGGAACTTCGTTGGGCTGGCGAACTTCGCCGGCCAGCTGAAGGACAAGATGAGCAGCCTGACGCCGCAGGCCCGCAACGCCGCCATGAGTGTGATGTTCGGCTCCGACGCCGTGCGTGCCGCGAACGTGCTGTTCACTGAAGGTGCCGACGGCATCCAGAAGTGGACCGATGCTGTTGATGACTCAGGTTTCGCAATGCGGCAGGCCTCCACGCTGACCGACAACCTGGCTGGCGATTGGGAGCGGCTGAGCGGCAGCATCGACACGGTTTTCATTCAGTCCGGCAAGGGTGCGAACGACACCCTTCGTGGCATGGCCCAGTCGGCGAATGCTGTGGTCGATGCGATCGGCCAGATTCCGGAGCCGGCGCTGAACGCGATGGTGCTGCTGACTGGTGCTGGCGGTCTCGGCCTGAGCGGTGCCGCCGGAATGATGAAGCTGGTTGGCGCAATCAGCGACACAAAGGACGCCCTGGACAACCTCGGCAAGGGCGCGACCATTGCCAAGTTCAGCATTGCCGGAGTCGGGGCAGCGCTCGGGATTGCCACCATCGCTGTGTCTTTGTGGGCGTCCGAGGCTGCTGCCGCCCGGCAGCGCACCGATGAGCTCGCCTCAACCCTCGAAGTGACACAGGGGAAGGCGAAGGCCACCGGCGAGACTTTCGTCAAGCTGAATGAGCAGATGGCGAGCACCCGGACCGCGGACTGGGGGCCTTCGGTCCTCGACATGATGAACCGAGTCGGGGTCTCGGCGGCTGATGCGCAGCAGTACATCCTCGGCAATGCCGACGCGATCGCCAAGGTCAATGAGCAGGCGAACCGGTACACCTTCGCCAATGGCGCGATGGCCGGCGGTGTAGGGCTGATTTCGCAGCTGAACAGTCTGAAGGCCAGCTATGAGGGGTCGATCACAGCCACCGAGCAGAAGGCGAAGGCGGACCAGGAGGCGGGGGTTGCTTCCGATGGCAGCACGTCATCGCTGAAGCGGCAGACGGACGCTATCGATGATCAGGCGTCCGCGTTGAAGGAGCTCGATAAGGACATCTTCGACCATGCGAACGAGTTACTGAAGCTGTCGGGTACGGAGATCGGCTGGCAGGCGGCGCTCGACGACACTGCCGCCGCGATCAAGAAGAACGGCAAGGCGCAGCGCACCGCAAGTGGCAATCTCGACTTGAACACGAAGAAGGGTCGCGAGAACCGTCAAGCACTGAACGGTCTGGCGCAGTCGTCGATCGCGTATGCGCAGGCGCTGATCGACCAGGGCGCTTCTGGGGAGAAGGTCCAGAGGGTCATGCAGCGTTCGCGTGACGAGTTTATCAAGCAGGCTGTCGCGGCCGGCATGACCTCGACCGCAGCCAAGCAGTTGGCCGATGACCTGCAGCTGATCCCGTCCGATGTTCCGGTGCTGATCAAGACCGATCTGGAACGGAAGGGCATCGACGAGTGGACGGCATACAAGCCGGGCGACAAGTACCCGAACATCAAGCCGAAGCTCACCCAGTCGACCTTCAACGTCACCCTGAAGACGGTGTGGCGGATCAATGGCGGCCCAGGGTTCGGCCTGGCGGACGGTGGTGCAGTCTACGGGCCGGGCACTGCCACCTCTGATTCGATTCCGGCCCGGCTGTCGAATGGTGAGCATGTCCTGACCGCCTCGGATGTGCAGAAGGCGGGCGGCCAGTCCGCGATCTACCGTCTGCGCGCCGGCATCCAGTCTGGTGCGGCCAAGTTCGCCAACGGTGGGGCGGTCGATTTCGCCGATCAGGTCCGCGCCTATGCGGGCGGTGGCATGGTGCAGACGGCAGCCTCGAACGTCAGCTACGTGAACTCCACATCGACGCAGGCAACGAGGGTCGTGTACCTGTCTTCGACGGTCAACTATCCGGTCGCTGAGCCTGCGAGCGTCGCGACAAATCGGGATCTCCAGTACGCCGCGGCGCTGGGAGGGGATAACTGA
- a CDS encoding helix-turn-helix domain-containing protein, whose protein sequence is MADHLIEMQIAAGEAHDLLMRWQLIRVRLHHKLTIETVAERMGCAPRDVIQDMELVDSNPTLGTVRRYALAVGALLTRDVVPEIIAEPEAES, encoded by the coding sequence ATGGCCGACCACCTGATCGAGATGCAAATCGCCGCCGGTGAGGCTCACGACCTGCTGATGCGCTGGCAGCTGATCCGGGTACGGCTGCACCACAAACTCACGATCGAGACGGTCGCTGAGCGCATGGGCTGTGCTCCGCGGGACGTCATCCAGGACATGGAGCTGGTCGACAGCAACCCGACGCTGGGAACGGTCCGGCGATATGCACTTGCTGTCGGCGCGCTGCTGACCCGCGATGTGGTGCCCGAGATAATCGCCGAACCTGAGGCGGAGAGCTGA